The proteins below come from a single Geobacillus thermoleovorans genomic window:
- a CDS encoding alanine/glycine:cation symporter family protein yields the protein MIEKLVETVNGWLWSPFLIAFIVCCGLYFSIRTRFLQIRHVKEMIRLVTTGKSSEAGVSSFQALTMSLSGRIGVGNVAGTATGIAYGGPGAVFWMWVITFIGAATAYVESTLAQIYKEEQDGQYRGGPAFYIEKGLGWKWFAVVIAAAIILSMAVLMPGIQANSIADSFSNAFGIPKLVTGIFVIAVLGFTIFGGVKRIAKTAEIVVPFMAVGYLLVAIAIIAVNIEKVPDVFGLIFKSAFGADQVFGGILGSAVMWGVKRGLYANEAGQGTGAHPAAAAEVSHPAKQGLVQAFSIYLDVFLVVTATALMILFTGQYNVINEKTGEPIVVHLKGVEPGAGYTQAAVDTLFPGFGSAFIAIALFFFAFTTMYAYYYIAETNLAYLVRGEKRGTAFFALKLVFLAATFYGTVKTATTAWAMGDIGLGIMVWLNLIAILLLFKPAYMALKDYEEQLKQGKDPEFNASKYGIKNAAFWENGYKKAGEKKKEAL from the coding sequence TTGATTGAAAAGCTCGTGGAAACGGTGAACGGGTGGCTGTGGAGCCCTTTCTTAATTGCTTTTATTGTCTGTTGTGGTTTGTATTTTAGCATTCGCACCCGCTTCCTGCAAATCCGCCACGTGAAAGAGATGATCCGGCTTGTGACGACGGGGAAAAGCTCTGAGGCCGGGGTGTCTTCTTTCCAGGCGTTGACGATGTCGTTGTCCGGCCGCATCGGCGTCGGGAACGTGGCCGGGACGGCGACGGGGATTGCGTACGGGGGGCCGGGAGCGGTCTTTTGGATGTGGGTGATCACCTTTATCGGAGCGGCGACCGCGTATGTCGAGTCGACGCTGGCGCAAATTTATAAAGAGGAACAAGACGGACAATACCGCGGCGGTCCGGCGTTCTACATTGAAAAAGGCCTTGGCTGGAAATGGTTTGCGGTGGTGATCGCCGCGGCGATCATTCTCTCGATGGCGGTGCTGATGCCGGGAATTCAAGCAAACTCGATTGCCGACAGCTTTTCGAATGCGTTTGGCATTCCGAAATTGGTGACGGGAATTTTCGTGATCGCTGTTCTTGGCTTTACGATTTTTGGAGGAGTGAAGCGGATCGCCAAAACGGCGGAAATTGTCGTTCCGTTTATGGCGGTTGGCTATTTGTTGGTCGCGATTGCGATTATTGCGGTGAATATTGAGAAAGTCCCGGATGTGTTTGGCCTGATTTTCAAAAGCGCGTTTGGCGCTGATCAAGTGTTTGGTGGAATTCTTGGGTCGGCCGTGATGTGGGGGGTCAAACGCGGCCTTTATGCGAATGAAGCGGGGCAAGGGACGGGCGCCCACCCGGCAGCGGCGGCGGAAGTGTCCCACCCGGCCAAGCAGGGGCTTGTGCAGGCGTTTTCGATTTATTTGGACGTGTTCTTGGTCGTGACGGCGACGGCACTGATGATTTTGTTTACGGGTCAATACAATGTGATCAATGAAAAAACAGGCGAGCCGATTGTGGTTCATTTGAAAGGAGTGGAGCCGGGCGCAGGGTATACGCAAGCGGCGGTGGACACCCTCTTCCCGGGGTTTGGCTCGGCCTTTATCGCGATCGCTCTGTTCTTCTTCGCCTTTACCACGATGTACGCCTATTACTATATTGCTGAGACGAACCTCGCCTATCTTGTGCGCGGTGAAAAGAGGGGAACGGCCTTCTTTGCCTTGAAGCTCGTCTTTTTGGCGGCCACGTTCTATGGAACGGTCAAAACGGCGACGACGGCGTGGGCGATGGGCGATATCGGGCTTGGAATCATGGTTTGGCTCAACTTGATTGCGATCCTGTTGTTGTTTAAACCAGCCTATATGGCCTTGAAAGATTACGAAGAACAGCTGAAGCAAGGCAAAGATCCAGAGTTCAATGCGTCAAAATACGGAATCAAAAACGCGGCGTTCTGGGAAAATGGGTATAAGAAAGCCGGAGAAAAGAAAAAGGAAGCTTTATGA
- a CDS encoding sporulation protein, which yields MLFKKLLSSIGIGAATVDTKLAKAQYVQGETVEGVVDIRGGSIEQHIDEIYLALVTTYLREIDDKKHEEKAVLARYKVSGSLTIGPNETKTIPFQFALPYDVPVTLGSSRVWLQTGLDIKMALDPQDRDHLAIEPHPLVAAFLEAARQLGFRLHHVQCEQSPRYWQRRLPFVQEFEFKPASGPFKGCLDELEAIFFLSENSVEVLLEIDRKARGLSGLFAEALDMDETFVRFTYGTGDIPALPQLLADAIQKYS from the coding sequence TTGTTGTTCAAAAAACTGTTAAGTTCTATCGGCATCGGAGCAGCCACTGTTGATACGAAATTAGCGAAAGCGCAATATGTCCAAGGCGAAACAGTCGAAGGGGTTGTCGACATTCGCGGCGGCAGCATCGAGCAGCATATCGACGAAATTTACTTAGCGTTAGTGACGACCTACCTTCGAGAAATCGATGATAAGAAACACGAGGAAAAAGCGGTGCTGGCAAGGTACAAAGTAAGCGGCTCGCTGACGATTGGGCCGAACGAAACGAAAACGATCCCGTTTCAATTCGCCTTGCCGTACGACGTGCCCGTCACGCTCGGCTCTTCGCGGGTATGGCTGCAAACCGGCCTTGACATTAAAATGGCGCTCGACCCGCAAGACCGCGACCATCTCGCCATCGAACCGCACCCGCTCGTCGCCGCGTTTCTCGAGGCAGCCCGCCAATTAGGATTCCGCCTCCACCATGTGCAGTGCGAACAATCGCCGCGCTATTGGCAACGGCGGTTGCCGTTTGTCCAAGAGTTTGAATTCAAGCCGGCAAGTGGACCGTTCAAAGGCTGTCTTGATGAATTGGAAGCGATCTTCTTTTTGTCTGAAAACAGCGTAGAAGTCTTGCTGGAAATCGACCGCAAGGCACGTGGACTTTCTGGGTTGTTCGCAGAGGCGCTCGATATGGACGAGACGTTTGTCCGGTTCACATACGGCACAGGCGACATCCCGGCATTGCCGCAATTACTGGCAGATGCGATCCAGAAGTACAGTTAG
- a CDS encoding ArsR/SmtB family transcription factor: MSTKNFLHISKDKRTVSVPKHDVFHAIADPTRRQMLQLLADNELSIAAIAKSFPISRTAVNKHLHILAEAGLVSRRKAGRETRYRFNPEPFAELKTWLSFFEQYWDERLAALKHLVEADEESS; the protein is encoded by the coding sequence TTGTCAACCAAAAACTTCCTGCATATCTCAAAGGATAAACGGACCGTTTCCGTGCCAAAACACGATGTGTTTCACGCCATCGCCGATCCGACTCGCCGCCAGATGTTGCAGCTGCTGGCCGACAACGAGCTGTCGATCGCCGCGATTGCCAAATCGTTTCCGATCAGCCGTACAGCCGTCAACAAGCACCTTCATATCCTAGCGGAAGCAGGTTTAGTGAGCCGTCGAAAAGCCGGGCGCGAAACGAGGTACAGATTCAATCCCGAACCCTTCGCCGAATTGAAAACATGGCTTTCCTTCTTTGAACAGTATTGGGATGAACGGCTTGCGGCTCTCAAGCATTTGGTGGAAGCGGATGAGGAGTCATCATGA
- a CDS encoding nucleotidyltransferase family protein, protein MKALLLAGGLGTRLRPLTENIPKPMAPIANRPWLEHLIVHLRDQGVNEFVIAAHHCSEVIRRYFEDGKRWNVKITYALEPFPLGTAGAIKNAERWLKERFLVFNADIVHLPQLIPLLDFHRQHGGLATIVLTEVDDPSSYGVVEQDDRGQILRFVEKPRREEAPSNRINAGMYIFEPDVMRYIPAEREVSIERETFPLLIEKNVGVYGIVSTGYWRDMGTPARYRQVHWDALSREFPIPLKGREIQPGVFVGENVEIGSGVLFVPPVLIGDHVKIGPQAVIGPNAVIGDRCQIGARVHCAQTIVWDRSVIRDRSRLQNSIFGYRTVTPAGEVFEDSIINQFKEAVQA, encoded by the coding sequence ATGAAAGCATTGTTGCTGGCAGGAGGATTAGGTACGCGTCTTCGTCCATTGACCGAAAACATCCCCAAACCGATGGCCCCGATTGCGAACCGGCCATGGCTTGAACACCTCATCGTTCATCTTCGCGACCAAGGAGTCAACGAATTTGTCATCGCCGCACATCATTGTTCAGAAGTGATCCGTCGCTATTTCGAAGATGGGAAGCGCTGGAACGTCAAGATTACATACGCGCTCGAACCGTTCCCGCTCGGAACGGCTGGGGCGATCAAAAACGCCGAGCGCTGGCTGAAGGAACGGTTTCTCGTGTTTAACGCCGACATTGTGCATTTGCCGCAATTGATCCCGCTGCTTGATTTCCATCGTCAACATGGCGGTTTGGCGACGATTGTCTTAACGGAAGTAGACGATCCTTCTTCCTATGGGGTGGTCGAACAAGACGATCGTGGGCAAATTTTACGCTTTGTCGAAAAGCCGCGCCGCGAAGAAGCGCCATCGAACCGCATCAATGCCGGCATGTATATTTTCGAGCCGGACGTGATGCGTTATATTCCGGCTGAGCGGGAAGTGTCGATCGAGCGTGAAACATTCCCGCTGCTGATCGAGAAGAATGTCGGTGTATATGGCATCGTCAGCACCGGATACTGGCGTGATATGGGGACGCCGGCCCGCTACCGCCAAGTGCATTGGGATGCGTTGAGCCGGGAGTTTCCGATTCCGCTCAAAGGACGTGAAATTCAACCGGGCGTGTTTGTTGGTGAAAACGTGGAGATTGGGTCTGGCGTCTTGTTTGTGCCGCCTGTGCTCATCGGCGACCACGTGAAAATCGGTCCGCAGGCTGTCATTGGCCCAAATGCGGTCATCGGCGACCGCTGCCAAATTGGCGCCCGCGTCCATTGCGCGCAGACAATCGTTTGGGACCGCTCTGTCATTCGTGACCGCAGCCGTTTGCAAAACAGCATTTTCGGCTATCGGACGGTGACGCCGGCGGGAGAAGTGTTCGAAGATTCGATTATTAATCAGTTCAAGGAGGCGGTGCAAGCATGA
- a CDS encoding IS4 family transposase, translating to MNKHTTLPNLMQKLVSDEEIQLIVEAVGDRDSSRTFPLREWIHFFLLAAMHQWKSFRHGADVGLLYGLPRFHYSTVSKKAKDVPYVIMKRLLALIISKCSRQTRRSLRFPKPLRVVDSTTVTVGKNRLPWAPCHGERAGVKLHAAYSPESSLPADVVETTGLRHDGPVGEQLTNPQQVLVEDRAYVKIERLDRFVEQHQLFVIRMKDNIELHQKKSLKRLSSTSSSVQADFTCQLGTKQCRSTKRHRVVIFRDANGRDIRVVTNLFHASAETIADMHQQRWTVEVFFRWVKQYLNVPTLFGTTENAVYNQLFAAFIAYVLLRWLYDQTKKQTNVSLSFISFVRRFFSGQLPLDWKSGMAAALFEYAQIYGRRMSNFG from the coding sequence ATGAACAAGCATACCACACTCCCGAATTTGATGCAAAAACTTGTTTCGGATGAAGAGATTCAACTGATTGTCGAAGCGGTTGGGGATCGTGATTCGTCTCGAACCTTTCCGTTGCGCGAGTGGATTCACTTCTTCCTGCTGGCCGCCATGCATCAATGGAAAAGCTTTCGCCATGGAGCTGACGTGGGGCTTCTGTATGGATTGCCGCGATTCCATTATTCCACAGTATCCAAGAAAGCGAAAGACGTTCCCTATGTCATCATGAAACGCTTGTTGGCGTTGATCATTTCCAAGTGCAGCCGCCAAACCCGCCGCTCGCTTCGGTTTCCCAAACCGCTTCGGGTGGTGGATTCGACGACCGTCACGGTCGGGAAAAACCGCCTCCCATGGGCTCCGTGTCACGGCGAACGCGCCGGAGTGAAGCTGCACGCCGCGTATTCGCCGGAATCCTCGCTGCCGGCAGACGTGGTGGAAACGACCGGACTGCGTCATGATGGCCCGGTGGGAGAACAGTTGACGAACCCTCAACAAGTGCTCGTGGAAGACCGGGCGTATGTCAAAATCGAACGCCTCGATCGATTTGTGGAGCAGCATCAGCTCTTTGTCATTCGGATGAAGGACAACATCGAACTTCATCAGAAAAAAAGCTTGAAACGCCTTTCCAGCACATCCTCATCGGTTCAAGCCGACTTCACGTGCCAGTTGGGGACGAAACAATGCCGCTCCACCAAGCGTCACCGGGTGGTGATCTTTCGAGATGCAAATGGCCGCGACATTCGGGTCGTGACGAACCTCTTCCATGCGTCTGCGGAAACCATTGCCGACATGCACCAACAACGTTGGACCGTTGAAGTCTTTTTCCGCTGGGTGAAGCAATATCTGAATGTCCCGACCTTGTTTGGCACGACGGAAAATGCGGTATACAACCAACTGTTTGCGGCGTTCATCGCGTATGTGTTGCTGCGATGGCTGTATGATCAAACCAAAAAACAGACGAACGTCTCTCTTTCCTTCATTTCGTTTGTTCGCCGTTTTTTCTCTGGGCAGCTTCCTCTCGATTGGAAATCCGGGATGGCCGCTGCTTTGTTTGAGTATGCCCAAATTTATGGAAGACGTATGTCTAATTTTGGATAA
- the rlmD gene encoding 23S rRNA (uracil(1939)-C(5))-methyltransferase RlmD yields MGGVTKHSFVAEVHQLDKKGIGQAVVWREEDGKRKKLKLAIPSTLPGEKVRVVVDEPKRRRVQARLEEVIEPHPERLAPSCPHFDRCGGCVWQHWRYEGQLRHKTEHVKTLLKEHGFDPGVVRDTIGMEHPWHYRNKMEFTFSPEGLLGLHERGNFRQVISLETCLIAGEKIVKAAMEVARWARDHQLPGYHKDTHEGLLRHVMVRESFATGEVMVALFATEAPEGDLKEAAADLTERITKMLPQVKSLLWLENRAWADRTQAEQTHVLAGRDFIYDELCGFRYRLWFDTFFQTNPVQAAKLVELALEMGKPQPHENMIDLFCGVGTFSLPFAKRVKALAGIEIVETSIESAKRNAKDNGIDNTYFLARDARRGIDEVLEQFGRPELLLLDPPRSGAGGKVMRKIGRARPERVVYVSCNPETFASDITELVSFGYTLKTVQPVDMFPHTAHVECCALLVRGS; encoded by the coding sequence TTGGGCGGTGTGACGAAACATTCGTTTGTGGCAGAAGTTCATCAGTTGGATAAAAAAGGAATTGGACAAGCCGTCGTTTGGCGTGAAGAGGACGGAAAGAGAAAGAAGCTCAAACTCGCCATTCCGTCTACACTTCCCGGTGAGAAGGTGCGAGTCGTTGTCGATGAGCCAAAACGGCGCAGAGTTCAGGCGCGGTTGGAAGAAGTGATTGAGCCGCATCCGGAACGGCTTGCGCCTTCGTGTCCGCACTTTGACCGCTGTGGCGGCTGTGTCTGGCAGCACTGGCGCTATGAAGGGCAGCTGCGCCATAAAACGGAGCATGTCAAGACGCTCTTGAAAGAGCACGGATTTGACCCTGGCGTTGTCCGCGATACGATTGGCATGGAACATCCGTGGCATTACCGCAATAAAATGGAGTTTACGTTTTCTCCGGAAGGGTTGCTTGGACTGCACGAGCGAGGGAACTTCCGGCAAGTCATTTCGTTGGAGACATGCCTCATTGCCGGCGAGAAGATCGTCAAAGCGGCCATGGAGGTGGCGCGTTGGGCGCGCGATCATCAGCTGCCTGGTTATCACAAAGATACCCACGAAGGGCTGCTTCGCCACGTCATGGTGCGCGAGTCGTTTGCGACAGGAGAGGTGATGGTGGCGCTCTTTGCGACCGAGGCGCCGGAAGGGGATCTGAAAGAAGCGGCGGCCGATTTGACGGAGCGGATCACCAAAATGCTCCCGCAAGTGAAAAGTTTGCTTTGGCTCGAGAATCGGGCGTGGGCGGACCGCACCCAAGCGGAACAAACCCATGTGTTGGCCGGACGTGATTTCATTTACGATGAATTGTGCGGCTTCCGCTACCGCCTTTGGTTTGATACGTTTTTTCAAACAAACCCAGTGCAGGCGGCCAAATTGGTTGAACTGGCGTTGGAGATGGGCAAACCGCAGCCTCATGAAAACATGATCGACCTCTTTTGCGGAGTCGGGACGTTTTCCCTGCCATTTGCGAAACGGGTCAAAGCGTTAGCTGGCATTGAAATTGTTGAAACGTCGATTGAGTCGGCGAAGCGAAATGCGAAGGACAACGGCATTGATAATACGTACTTTTTGGCTCGGGATGCAAGACGCGGGATTGATGAAGTGTTGGAACAGTTCGGGCGGCCGGAGCTGCTGCTTTTGGATCCTCCACGTTCGGGGGCGGGCGGGAAGGTGATGCGCAAAATCGGCCGGGCGCGGCCGGAGCGGGTTGTGTATGTCTCGTGCAATCCGGAGACGTTTGCGTCAGACATTACGGAGCTAGTCTCGTTCGGCTATACATTGAAAACCGTCCAGCCGGTGGACATGTTTCCGCATACGGCCCATGTCGAGTGCTGTGCGTTGCTTGTTCGGGGATCATGA
- a CDS encoding glycosyltransferase family 4 protein — protein MIRIAYVSTYPPRRCGLATFTEHLRQSIDGVRGPSDGDRVIVLYNESDGDDAYRHNPAYWPLPAQNRAAYAEMAKRVNESDIDVVLLQHEFGIFGGEAGEYILDFIAALNKPLVTTFHTVFADPPLPYRPIQEKIAAASDAIIVMNRQAIPYLVKAFGLPEEKIVYIPHGAPGPSSENRDSLRRRLGFSGRKVMLTFGLLSRGKGIESVLAALPGVVRKVPEALYVIAGQTHPEVKKREGEAYREELKSLIHRLGLELHVYMEDRYFSEEELIDYLTACDLYVTPYPGMQQITSGTLAYAVGVGRPVVSTPYEHARDLLQGCEELLLPYGDTTAWEERLGQLLADEAALKRWEEKVRQIGANTHWPRVGEQHVALFARMCDAKRGEVKTIGTVSH, from the coding sequence ATGATTCGAATTGCCTACGTCAGCACGTACCCGCCGCGGCGGTGCGGGCTGGCGACGTTTACGGAACATTTGCGACAAAGCATTGACGGCGTCCGGGGCCCGTCCGACGGCGACCGCGTCATCGTGTTGTACAACGAAAGCGACGGCGATGACGCCTATCGCCACAACCCGGCGTATTGGCCGCTTCCGGCGCAAAACCGCGCGGCGTATGCCGAGATGGCCAAAAGGGTGAATGAAAGCGACATCGACGTCGTTTTATTGCAGCATGAGTTCGGCATTTTCGGCGGCGAGGCGGGCGAATACATTCTTGATTTCATCGCCGCGCTCAACAAGCCGCTCGTAACGACGTTCCATACGGTGTTTGCCGACCCGCCGTTGCCGTATCGCCCGATTCAAGAGAAAATCGCGGCGGCAAGCGATGCGATCATCGTCATGAACCGGCAGGCGATTCCGTATTTGGTCAAAGCGTTTGGCCTGCCGGAAGAAAAAATTGTCTACATTCCGCACGGTGCTCCAGGCCCAAGCAGCGAAAATCGCGATTCGCTTCGCCGACGCCTCGGATTCAGCGGCCGCAAAGTGATGTTGACGTTTGGGCTGCTCAGCCGCGGCAAAGGGATTGAATCGGTCTTGGCCGCATTGCCGGGCGTTGTGCGCAAGGTGCCGGAAGCGCTGTATGTCATTGCCGGACAGACGCACCCAGAAGTGAAAAAGAGGGAAGGAGAAGCATATCGCGAGGAGTTGAAATCGCTCATTCACCGTTTAGGGCTTGAGCTCCATGTCTACATGGAAGATCGGTATTTCAGCGAAGAGGAATTGATCGATTATTTGACGGCGTGCGATCTATACGTCACCCCGTACCCGGGCATGCAGCAAATCACAAGCGGCACGCTTGCCTATGCGGTCGGCGTCGGCCGTCCGGTCGTTTCGACGCCGTATGAGCATGCGCGCGATTTGTTGCAAGGTTGTGAAGAGCTGTTGTTGCCGTATGGCGATACGACCGCCTGGGAAGAGCGGCTCGGGCAGCTGTTGGCCGACGAGGCGGCGCTGAAGCGATGGGAGGAAAAGGTGCGCCAAATCGGGGCAAACACGCATTGGCCGCGCGTCGGCGAACAGCATGTCGCCTTGTTTGCGCGCATGTGCGACGCGAAACGTGGGGAGGTGAAGACCATTGGCACCGTCAGTCATTAA
- a CDS encoding SRPBCC family protein, which translates to METKQTLPEIRKTIVLNAPIEKVWKAVATSEGIAAWWMPNTFEPILGHQFVLHAGPFGDSPCKVTELDPPNRLGFDWGKDWHLTFELKALEDGKTEFTLIHSGWDADKTTEFGQPHTVVRKIMDDGWENIVNQKLPAYLKG; encoded by the coding sequence GTGGAAACCAAGCAAACATTGCCGGAAATCCGCAAAACGATTGTGCTGAATGCCCCCATTGAAAAAGTATGGAAAGCGGTGGCGACCTCCGAAGGTATTGCGGCGTGGTGGATGCCCAATACGTTTGAGCCGATTTTAGGTCACCAGTTTGTTTTGCACGCAGGGCCATTCGGCGATTCGCCATGCAAAGTGACAGAGCTCGATCCACCTAACCGCTTGGGGTTTGACTGGGGAAAGGATTGGCACCTTACGTTTGAATTAAAAGCATTAGAAGACGGAAAAACAGAATTCACCCTGATCCATTCCGGATGGGATGCGGACAAAACAACCGAATTTGGGCAGCCTCACACAGTCGTTCGCAAGATTATGGATGACGGGTGGGAGAACATTGTCAACCAAAAACTTCCTGCATATCTCAAAGGATAA
- a CDS encoding phosphomannomutase/phosphoglucomutase, protein MNTSTTKPFAWPAHVFKEYDIRGRAGEELDESFAYWLGRAFADMMQKEGEKRAVVGHDNRLSSPGLHRALKDGLLDGGCDVVDIGLSTTPMFYYSLYYTNIPCGMIITASHNPGDENGFKIAMGKTTIYGERIQALRRAMERLSQEQPRPETARGREETLDLAPAYIKMLKEKIQLGPRKLKVVVDCGNGTPSIIAPQVLKEWGCDVVPLYCESDPTFPNHHPDPVVPENLTALIEMVRKEQADLGIAFDGDGDRIGVVDETGAIRWGDQLMVLFWREILKRYPGADAPVEVKCSQALVEEIERLGGKPFFHRTGHSHVKATLRRRPEIPFAGEMSGHLFFNDEFYGYDDALYAAGRLLRLLSHDERPLSEWFADVPRYAATPETRVACPEEKKPAAIAAVKNRFAGRYPVVDVDGARIQFPEGWGLVRPSNTQPILVLRAEAKTEEALAEIKRQLADCLHALELCIDW, encoded by the coding sequence ATGAATACGTCAACAACGAAACCGTTCGCATGGCCGGCACACGTGTTTAAAGAATACGACATCCGCGGACGAGCCGGAGAGGAGCTCGATGAGTCGTTCGCGTATTGGCTCGGACGGGCCTTTGCCGACATGATGCAAAAGGAAGGCGAGAAGAGGGCGGTTGTCGGTCATGACAATCGTCTATCATCGCCTGGCTTGCATCGGGCGCTCAAAGATGGGCTGCTCGATGGCGGCTGCGATGTCGTCGATATTGGGCTTTCGACGACGCCGATGTTTTACTACAGCTTATACTACACGAACATTCCATGCGGCATGATCATCACCGCCAGCCATAACCCAGGGGATGAGAACGGATTTAAAATCGCCATGGGAAAAACGACAATTTATGGCGAGCGCATCCAAGCGTTGCGGCGGGCGATGGAGCGGCTCAGCCAGGAACAGCCGCGGCCTGAAACAGCGCGCGGGCGCGAGGAAACGTTGGACCTTGCTCCGGCATATATCAAGATGTTGAAGGAGAAAATCCAACTCGGTCCGCGCAAGCTGAAGGTCGTCGTCGACTGCGGCAACGGCACCCCATCGATCATTGCGCCACAAGTGCTCAAAGAGTGGGGATGCGATGTCGTCCCGCTTTACTGTGAATCCGATCCAACGTTTCCGAACCATCATCCGGACCCGGTCGTGCCGGAGAACTTAACGGCCTTGATTGAGATGGTGCGCAAGGAGCAGGCTGATCTTGGCATCGCGTTTGACGGCGACGGTGATCGGATCGGGGTTGTGGATGAAACGGGTGCGATCCGTTGGGGCGACCAACTGATGGTGCTGTTCTGGCGCGAGATTCTTAAGCGCTATCCGGGAGCCGACGCGCCCGTTGAAGTGAAATGTTCGCAAGCGCTTGTTGAGGAAATTGAGCGGCTCGGCGGGAAACCGTTCTTCCATCGCACCGGCCATTCGCACGTCAAAGCGACGTTGCGCCGTCGTCCGGAGATCCCGTTTGCTGGTGAAATGTCTGGCCATTTGTTCTTCAATGATGAGTTTTACGGCTATGACGATGCACTGTACGCCGCTGGGCGCCTGCTTCGATTACTGTCGCACGATGAGCGCCCGTTGTCCGAGTGGTTTGCCGATGTGCCGCGGTACGCGGCGACGCCGGAGACGCGAGTTGCTTGTCCGGAAGAGAAAAAACCAGCTGCCATTGCTGCGGTGAAAAACCGGTTCGCTGGCCGCTATCCGGTTGTTGACGTCGATGGCGCCCGCATCCAGTTCCCGGAAGGCTGGGGGTTGGTGCGGCCGTCGAACACGCAGCCGATTCTCGTCTTACGCGCAGAAGCGAAGACGGAGGAAGCGCTGGCGGAGATTAAGCGGCAACTGGCTGATTGTCTCCATGCTCTTGAATTGTGCATCGATTGGTGA
- a CDS encoding Gfo/Idh/MocA family protein encodes MISSSSFRYHVGIAGAGAFAEFLAGALAPLPSFHLAAVAGRTDEKRQRVIDAYRRRQAQAGDVREYREAEELIVDPHVDIVILTTPPHLHAPLAKRALEEGKHVLLEKPGGLTAEALRANIQLAARQNRALAVNLVLRYHPLAEAVKQLIHRAFLGPVDYASLHNAAHRVAEGHWFWDERRSGGILIEHGVHFFEVGRDWFGEAASARGFALREPDGTRPRVGATVIHESNGWRIPVHYYHGFTMDPAASESTHWDIHTARGRIVLEGWIPTQLSVSGLVSTDEAAHMDALLDAIPKQPSSRAIEQVRQAANRLLPSVPRSDAPRIPYERTVVLSDRHGWYEAIAQTRFLDFCRLIENPSWRVLVTAEDAAADLALAEACTVADEETDPLGIR; translated from the coding sequence ATGATTTCTTCATCATCTTTCCGTTACCATGTTGGCATTGCCGGTGCCGGCGCATTCGCTGAATTTCTCGCCGGCGCGCTCGCCCCGCTTCCTTCCTTCCATCTCGCCGCTGTCGCCGGGCGGACGGACGAAAAACGCCAGCGCGTCATCGACGCCTATCGCCGCCGTCAGGCACAGGCGGGCGACGTGCGCGAATACCGCGAAGCTGAAGAATTGATCGTTGACCCGCATGTTGACATCGTCATTCTCACCACCCCGCCGCATTTGCACGCCCCGCTTGCCAAGCGGGCGCTTGAGGAAGGCAAACATGTGTTGCTTGAAAAGCCAGGCGGCCTCACCGCCGAGGCGCTGCGGGCGAACATCCAGCTCGCCGCCCGCCAAAACCGGGCGTTGGCGGTCAATCTCGTCCTTCGCTACCACCCGCTCGCAGAAGCCGTCAAGCAACTCATCCACCGCGCGTTTCTTGGCCCAGTGGACTACGCAAGCCTTCACAACGCGGCTCACCGTGTCGCGGAAGGCCATTGGTTTTGGGACGAGCGGCGAAGCGGCGGCATCCTGATCGAGCACGGCGTCCACTTTTTTGAAGTCGGACGCGACTGGTTTGGCGAAGCGGCTTCCGCACGCGGATTCGCGTTGCGAGAACCAGACGGCACACGGCCGCGCGTCGGCGCTACGGTGATTCATGAAAGCAACGGCTGGCGCATCCCCGTCCATTATTACCACGGCTTTACGATGGACCCCGCCGCTTCGGAATCGACGCACTGGGACATTCATACGGCACGCGGGCGCATCGTGCTTGAAGGCTGGATTCCGACGCAGCTATCCGTCTCCGGCCTCGTCTCAACCGATGAGGCAGCGCATATGGACGCTTTGCTTGATGCCATTCCGAAACAACCGTCCTCCCGCGCCATCGAACAAGTCAGGCAAGCGGCCAACCGCCTGTTGCCGTCGGTTCCACGGTCAGACGCCCCGCGCATCCCGTACGAGCGCACCGTGGTGCTCTCGGACCGCCACGGGTGGTACGAAGCGATTGCCCAAACGCGCTTTCTTGATTTTTGCCGTTTGATCGAGAACCCGAGCTGGCGCGTCCTCGTCACTGCCGAAGACGCCGCCGCCGACCTCGCTTTGGCGGAAGCGTGCACCGTTGCAGATGAAGAAACCGATCCGCTCGGCATCCGTTAA